GTTGATATTCTTGTTCGGTATTCGAAATACTATTTTGAATATCTTTTAATTGATTAAATGCTTCAACTAATCTGGAATCTAAACGTGATTTTTTCGCTTCGTTTTCATTGATTGTATGTTCTAAAAAGCGTATATCATTATTGACATCCGATTGTTCGGACATCAACGTGTAATATTTATTTTTGATTTCTTCTAATTTCTCATCGTGTTGTTCGTCTGAAACATATAGCTTTGATTCTAACGTTTGTATCGTCTGATTAAGTTCTTTTTGCTTTTGTTTTAATTGGTTTAATGTTTGTACTGCTTGTTCTTTTTCAGATTTAAGGTTGTCTAATTGTGACATTAAATTATCTTGTTCTTCTTCAAACCTAGCATTGGTTTCTGATTGATTCTTTTTTCTTTCTTCAAGCACATTAAGTTGACCAGAGTACTTTTCGAATTCTTCTGTAGCTTTTACTAGTTCATAATTTAATCGTTCTATACTTTGATCTAGCTCTTGCCTTTGGCCTTTATACTTTTGTAATAATTGATTGATTTGACTTTGTTCAGCTTCTTTATTCGCTTGTTTCCCTTTTAAATCATTGAGTTGTTCATCTAACTGACTATTATCCTGTGTATATTGATCAATATCATGAACAGTCACAATTACGTCACTTTTTTTCATTTCAGATGACAGTTGTTTATATTCTTTAGCAATGGCTGCTTCTTCTTTTAAAGGTTCAACTCTTCCTTCTAAATCATAAAGAATATCTTCTACACGTGATAAATTATCTTCAGTTTGATCTAATTTTTGCACAGATTCTGCTTTACGCTTTTTATATTTTAAAACGCCTGCTGATTCTTCAATAATTTGTCTACGATCAATTGGTTTTGCATTTAAAATCTCGTCCACTCTACCTTGAGATATGATTGAGAATGCTTCTTTACCTAAACCAGAATCTAAAAATAAATCAATGATATCTTTTAATCGAGCGCGATCATTATTTAAATAGTATTCACTTTCGCCACTTCTATAAAGACGTCGTGTAACCTCTACCACTTCTGCATCTATTTGTAATTTTTTTGAATGATTATCTAATTTTAATTTTACTTCTGCAAAATTTTGAGGCTTACGATGTTCAGCACCTGAAAAGATAATATCTTCCATTTTAGAACCACGAAGTGACTTCGCTGATTGCTCACCTAATACCCATTTGATTGCATCCGTAATATTACTTTTACCGCTACCATTTGGACCAACAATAGCTGTTACGCCTTTATCAAACTGCACATCAGTATGGTCTGCAAATGATTTAAATCCTACGGCGTCTATTGATTTTAAATAAACCATGTTATTCTCCTTATCCAAATCCTAGTTGATCCATATCTTTACAATCAACTTAATATATGATGCAAAGTTATTAACGTTACATCTTCCTTTAAAGTTTAACCTTAATTGATCGTAATGATTTCAATTAAGATGATTTATTAGATTTTTTAATTACTTTTTAGTCTTCATCTGTTTGTAAGCACGTTCAGCTGCCTTTTGTTCAGACTCTTTTTTAGTTTTACCTTGACCTTCTGCGATAGCTTGCTTTTCTAAAATAACTTCTGATGTAAATAAACGATGGTGTGCTGGACCTTCTTCTTTAATTAAGCGATAAGTGACATCACCTTTATTTTGTCTGTGTACAAATTCTTGGAATTGTGTTTTAAAATCGACTACACCATCTAATTCATCATCTTCTACGTATGGGAATATAATTTTGTCAGCAAAGTCCCATACTGTATCTAATCCTTGATCTAAATATAAAGCACCAACGAATGCTTCAAATGCATCAGAAATAAGTGAAGGACGTGTTCTACCACCTGTCTTCTCTTCGCCTTTTCCTAATAAAATCAGTTCATTTAATTTTATTTTATTTGCAAATATTACAAGTGAAGGTTCACATACGATAGTTGCTCTCATCTTTGTTAAATTACCCTCTGGTAAATCTGGGTGTTTATCAAATAGATAACGTGAAACCGTCAATTCTAATACCGCATCACCTAAAAATTCTAATCTTTCATTATGGTCTAAACGATCCATATTAAAATCATTAATAAAACTAGAATGTGAAAATGCCTGTTGATATAATTCTATATTATTATATTCAAAGCCTAGTTCATGCATTTTCTGTGCAAATTGCTCTCGAAAGTGATTAATCATTTCTGTCTTTTTATGATTGGTCATTAAATATACCTCCTCAATTAATGATATGTTAACTCTAATTTTACGTGAAATCACACCAAAACAAAAGAAAAAATCTGAGCCGACGCAATGACGACTCAGATATAGGTTTATTATTTTTCAAGACTATTGATATACTTAACAGCATCACCAACAGTGTTGATTTTTTCAGCTTCTTCATCTGGAATTTCAGTACCAAATTCATCTTCTAATTCCATTACTAATTCAGCGATATCAAGTGAGTCAGCGCCTAAATCATCTTTGAAAGATGCATCTTCAGTTACTTTATCAGCATCAACACCTAAACGGTCAACGATGATATCCTTTACTTTATCGAAGTTTTCCACGTCGATTCACCTCCTTTAAAAGCGTCTATCCATAGACTATTATATTTTCCCATTTTAGAATATAAAAAACAAGTAGAATTTGGTTGCAAGACAGAAATTCTATAGATTTCGTTGTCTTGCACCCGCAAGGTTGACTAGTTCAATCATGGCTTTTGACATGAGTGGACAGTCAACTACTGCGTTACATAAGCTTTAGCTTGTGTGTTCATCTTCTCTTTCATTAAAATGAATAGTGTTTCTTAGGGAGTAATTCTTAAATCTATTTGATTTTTTAGAATTACCCCCGTAAAGGTGACTAGGTTAGTCATAAAGTGGATAACCAGTCAACTACTACGTAATGAGCTTTAGCTCAGGTAATCCGTTCTTTATTAACCCCAACTTGCATTGCTTGTTGAATTTCTTTTTTTGAAATTCTCTTTGTTGGGGCCCCAACCCCAACTTGCATTGCTTGTTGAATTTCTTTTTTTTGAAATTCTTTTTGTTGGGGCCCCAACCCCAACTTGCATTGCTTGTTGAATTTCTTTTTTTTGAAATTCTTTTTGTTGGGGCCCCAACCCCAACTTGCATTGCTTGTTGAATTTCTTTTTTTGAAATTCTCTTTGTTGGGGCCCCAACCCCAACTTGCATTGCTTGTTGAATTTCTTTTTTTGAAATTCTTTTTGTTGGGGCCCCAACCCCAACTTGCATTGCTTGTTGAATTTCTTTTTTTGAATTTCTCTTTGTTGGGGCCCCATCCCCAACTTGCATTGCTTGTTGAATTTCTTTTTTTCAATTTCCATTTTTTAGGAGTTTGTATCATTATAGAACTGTATGTAGTTCATTACATGTACATACCGCCATTTACATGAATCGTTTGACCAGTAATGTATTTTGCTTTTTCAGAAGCTAAGAATGCAACTGTATTCGCAATATCAGTATCTTCACCAAAACGTGCTAAAGGAATTTGACCTAACATTTGTTCTTTCAAGTCATCACTTAAAGCATCAGTCATATCGGAAACAATAAAACCAGGTGCAACAGCATTTACAGTAATTCCACGTGAAGCTAACTCACGTGCAGCAGATTTAGTTAACCCTACTACACCAGCTTTAGTAGCTACGTAGTTTGCTTGACCTGGATTACCAACAGCGCCTACTACGCTTGATAAATTAATGATAGAGCCACTACGTTGTCTTAACATTTGTGGCGTAACCTTTTGGATACAATTGAATACACCTTTTAAGTTAGTATCAATCACATCATCCCATTCTTGCTCTTTCATACGCATTAATAAATTATCACGTGTTATGCCAGCATTGTTAACTAATACATCAATAGAACCAAATTGACTTACAACTTCTTTAATCATTGCTTTTACTTCGTCACCGTTAGCAACATTCGCTTGAATCGCAAAGCTTTCGACACCTTTTTCTTTAATTTCTGATACAACTGCCTCAGCTTTATCTTGGTTACCTGCATAATTGACTGCAACATTATAACCTTCCTCAGCTAATTGAATTGCTATACTACGACCAATACCTCGTGAAGCACCTGTTACTAAAGCATTTTTAGCCATTATTCATTCCATCCTTTCACATCTTCTAGTGTTTGAATTGATGTTAATTTTACGTCTCTGTTAATTTTTTTAATTAAACCAGATAATACTTTTCCTGGACCAATTTCAATAAAGTGATCGACACCTTGTTCAATTAACCATTCAGTTGATTTGATAAATTGAACTGGAGAGTATAGTTGTTTTACCATATGGTATTTGATAACCTCTGCATCAGTTTCACCTTCAGCATTATAATTTTGAACGACCGGGAACTTTGCATCATGCCATTCAAATTGATTAATATATGCCGCAAAATCTTCTTCTATAACATTCATCATTGAAGAATGGAAAGGACCTGACACAGCTAATGGTAATACACGTTTCGCTCC
The DNA window shown above is from Staphylococcus sp. M0911 and carries:
- the rnc gene encoding ribonuclease III, encoding MTNHKKTEMINHFREQFAQKMHELGFEYNNIELYQQAFSHSSFINDFNMDRLDHNERLEFLGDAVLELTVSRYLFDKHPDLPEGNLTKMRATIVCEPSLVIFANKIKLNELILLGKGEEKTGGRTRPSLISDAFEAFVGALYLDQGLDTVWDFADKIIFPYVEDDELDGVVDFKTQFQEFVHRQNKGDVTYRLIKEEGPAHHRLFTSEVILEKQAIAEGQGKTKKESEQKAAERAYKQMKTKK
- a CDS encoding acyl carrier protein — protein: MENFDKVKDIIVDRLGVDADKVTEDASFKDDLGADSLDIAELVMELEDEFGTEIPDEEAEKINTVGDAVKYINSLEK
- the fabG gene encoding 3-oxoacyl-[acyl-carrier-protein] reductase, whose translation is MAKNALVTGASRGIGRSIAIQLAEEGYNVAVNYAGNQDKAEAVVSEIKEKGVESFAIQANVANGDEVKAMIKEVVSQFGSIDVLVNNAGITRDNLLMRMKEQEWDDVIDTNLKGVFNCIQKVTPQMLRQRSGSIINLSSVVGAVGNPGQANYVATKAGVVGLTKSAARELASRGITVNAVAPGFIVSDMTDALSDDLKEQMLGQIPLARFGEDTDIANTVAFLASEKAKYITGQTIHVNGGMYM